A single window of Candidatus Omnitrophota bacterium DNA harbors:
- a CDS encoding prepilin-type N-terminal cleavage/methylation domain-containing protein has product MKKDHKGHTLIELVAVIAVAGILSAGVAGTVLAVVDLWSFVSFRNDEAVMGKMAIDWMTREIRTLRGNDAADIQVADTDEFDFFDGDDVNIVFELSGSELQRNSDPLCRNVTNLLFTYFDENNAALATPVGDVTDIWRVGVSITVASGNESITYNSIIFPRNLRP; this is encoded by the coding sequence ATGAAGAAAGACCACAAAGGCCACACATTAATCGAGCTGGTCGCGGTGATCGCTGTGGCCGGCATTTTGAGTGCCGGCGTTGCGGGCACGGTGCTGGCCGTGGTCGACCTGTGGTCTTTTGTGAGCTTTCGCAATGACGAAGCCGTGATGGGCAAGATGGCCATCGACTGGATGACCCGCGAAATCCGGACTTTGCGGGGGAATGACGCGGCAGATATCCAGGTGGCGGATACGGATGAGTTTGATTTCTTTGACGGGGATGATGTCAATATCGTGTTTGAGCTGTCCGGGAGTGAGTTGCAGCGGAACAGTGACCCGCTGTGCAGGAATGTGACCAACCTGCTTTTTACCTATTTTGACGAAAACAATGCCGCTCTTGCAACGCCGGTCGGGGATGTGACGGATATCTGGCGTGTCGGAGTGAGCATAACCGTGGCGAGCGGAAATGAATCGATTACCTATAATTCCATTATTTTCCCGCGGAACCTCAGACCCTAG
- a CDS encoding type II secretion system protein, which translates to MGRGKQSGFTAIELTMVMVIIGILAALAIPSFDSYYSMQAEGAARKLVSDLRFAQQLAINTHEAIGIAFSTVNETYQVYVVSTGADVISPHTRGAMTIDYPNDPELQDVTITSADFDGGATLVFSSLGVPQDAAGVDLGANGSVVVACRGNSRTVTVNQNTGLTWVD; encoded by the coding sequence ATGGGGAGGGGAAAACAGTCCGGTTTTACCGCCATCGAGTTGACCATGGTGATGGTCATTATCGGTATCCTGGCCGCTCTGGCCATTCCCAGTTTCGACAGTTATTACAGTATGCAGGCTGAGGGCGCGGCGCGTAAGTTGGTGTCGGATCTGCGCTTTGCCCAGCAGCTGGCCATCAATACCCACGAAGCCATCGGGATTGCCTTCAGCACGGTGAACGAAACCTACCAGGTTTACGTGGTCTCCACCGGCGCGGATGTGATCAGCCCGCATACCCGCGGTGCCATGACCATAGACTACCCCAATGACCCGGAGCTTCAGGATGTCACGATCACCAGCGCTGATTTTGACGGGGGCGCCACCTTGGTCTTCAGCTCATTGGGTGTGCCCCAGGACGCTGCCGGAGTGGATTTGGGGGCCAACGGGAGCGTTGTGGTTGCTTGCCGTGGAAATAGCCGGACGGTTACGGTAAACCAAAATACAGGTCTTACTTGGGTCGACTAG
- a CDS encoding GDP-mannose 4,6-dehydratase: MQTCLITGISGFVGSHLAEHILSEHPDWKVVGTIRWRSRHDNIEHLEDRVQLYECDLRDPSAVERVVKETLPERIFGLAAQSHVPTSWIAPKETLDNNVISQLNLMEAMRRADYPIRFLVCGSSEEYGLVHEEETPVKETNPLRPLSPYGVSKVTQDLLGFQYHRSYGLHIVRTRAFNHTGVRRPAEFICGKVVKQALEIKQGKRERYSLGNLDAKRDFTDVRDMVRAYWLALEKAEPGEVYNICSGKTVTIREVVDMVSGIAGVSNEVETDPQAMRPSDVPILLGDCSRFKLATGWELRYTLRETLEWMWQWHTASAK; encoded by the coding sequence ATGCAAACTTGCTTGATTACCGGGATATCCGGATTTGTGGGTTCCCACCTTGCGGAACATATTCTTTCAGAGCATCCCGACTGGAAGGTGGTAGGGACCATCCGTTGGCGTTCCCGCCATGACAATATTGAACATCTCGAAGACAGGGTCCAACTCTATGAGTGTGATTTGCGCGACCCCTCGGCTGTTGAGCGCGTCGTGAAAGAGACTCTGCCGGAACGGATCTTCGGCCTGGCAGCTCAATCCCACGTTCCCACTTCCTGGATTGCGCCCAAAGAGACCTTGGACAATAACGTGATCTCCCAACTCAATCTGATGGAAGCCATGAGGCGGGCGGATTACCCGATCCGGTTTTTGGTGTGCGGCAGCAGCGAGGAATACGGCTTGGTGCATGAAGAGGAAACCCCGGTCAAAGAGACGAATCCGTTAAGGCCTTTGAGTCCTTATGGAGTGAGCAAGGTAACGCAGGATCTCTTGGGCTTTCAGTACCACCGTTCTTACGGGTTGCACATTGTGCGCACGCGCGCTTTTAACCATACGGGCGTGCGCCGGCCTGCGGAGTTTATTTGCGGCAAGGTGGTAAAGCAGGCCTTGGAGATCAAGCAGGGCAAGCGCGAGCGCTACAGCCTGGGCAATTTGGATGCAAAGCGGGACTTCACGGATGTGCGCGATATGGTGAGAGCCTATTGGCTGGCCTTGGAAAAGGCGGAACCCGGCGAGGTCTACAATATTTGTTCCGGCAAGACGGTGACTATTCGCGAGGTGGTTGATATGGTGAGCGGGATCGCGGGTGTGAGCAATGAGGTGGAGACCGACCCTCAGGCCATGCGTCCCAGTGATGTGCCCATCCTCCTGGGGGATTGCTCCCGCTTCAAACTGGCCACGGGATGGGAACTGCGTTACACACTTCGCGAGACTCTGGAGTGGATGTGGCAGTGGCACACGGCCTCGGCCAAATAA
- a CDS encoding tetratricopeptide repeat protein, giving the protein MYDDYSVLLNAKILRVPLDPSLWFTQEYFNASGEFTYRPLTTLSYWIDVHLYGFNPWTLHLVNLLWHLGACVLVWSLLTRLGFGEIPAFVGTLLFGVHPLPSEAVMCVTYRKDLLMVAGVLAAVRLALAGRHGWAYLVGALALLSKESALVLPLLVGFVLAADQQAGTFDSVLRFWKKPWLGYWLVISAYVLLRFGWMSHHADTLPPYPGGSLVTALGTGLWVWVHYLRSFFWPVALSPVHEFEAVVGLSDWRLWAALGLAGLGLGGVLRARSRNLRLQAGLLWLGAGLVPALGLYPVANPGAERFFYLPMFGAVMLVAEFCGWLVAALKAHRIWRKVAGGVALIAFAGFSFLTVRQSGVWADDLALWSAAYYHYPQSPKSQFGLGWALYQAGDSYAAKKRLDSLLRVSPWHPQALLGRATLHLQEKEFGRALDLYAQLLRVQPENAGAWLGRGKALEGLGRRAEARSAYEQGLEFAPGGAELFVAIGDLLKEAGDWKGAQAQYYRAVSANPAFAYSYNKLGIIQAAYVRDPVAAQGFFEKAVEVQPGSLAAREAMENLKRLEGLGHATD; this is encoded by the coding sequence GTGTATGACGACTATTCAGTCCTGCTCAACGCCAAGATCCTGAGAGTGCCCTTGGATCCCTCCCTGTGGTTTACGCAGGAATACTTTAATGCCTCGGGTGAATTCACCTACCGCCCCCTGACCACCCTCTCGTATTGGATTGACGTCCATTTGTACGGATTCAATCCCTGGACCCTTCACTTGGTGAATCTTCTGTGGCATTTGGGGGCTTGTGTGCTGGTGTGGTCCTTGCTCACGCGCCTTGGATTTGGCGAGATCCCGGCCTTTGTGGGGACTTTGCTGTTTGGTGTGCATCCGCTTCCTTCGGAGGCAGTGATGTGCGTGACCTACCGTAAAGATTTGTTGATGGTGGCGGGGGTGCTGGCGGCCGTGCGTTTGGCATTGGCAGGCCGGCATGGATGGGCTTATTTAGTGGGGGCCTTGGCCTTGTTGTCCAAGGAATCGGCATTGGTCTTACCTTTGTTAGTGGGCTTTGTGTTGGCGGCTGATCAACAGGCCGGAACCTTTGACTCTGTATTGCGGTTTTGGAAGAAACCTTGGTTAGGGTACTGGCTGGTGATCAGCGCTTATGTGCTCTTGCGTTTTGGATGGATGAGCCATCATGCAGATACACTCCCGCCCTATCCCGGGGGGAGTCTTGTCACGGCGCTGGGGACAGGACTCTGGGTTTGGGTGCACTACCTGCGGTCTTTCTTTTGGCCGGTGGCCTTGTCGCCGGTTCATGAGTTTGAGGCAGTGGTCGGTCTGAGTGATTGGCGCTTGTGGGCGGCATTGGGTTTGGCCGGCCTGGGTTTGGGTGGGGTGTTGCGGGCGCGGTCCCGGAATCTTCGTCTCCAAGCCGGGCTGCTTTGGCTGGGTGCGGGCTTGGTGCCCGCGCTCGGGCTCTATCCTGTGGCCAATCCCGGGGCGGAGCGCTTCTTCTATCTGCCCATGTTCGGGGCTGTGATGCTCGTGGCGGAATTTTGCGGGTGGCTCGTCGCTGCCTTGAAAGCGCACCGTATTTGGAGAAAGGTTGCCGGCGGGGTGGCACTCATTGCTTTTGCGGGTTTTTCTTTTCTCACAGTGCGGCAGTCAGGGGTGTGGGCCGATGATTTGGCGCTGTGGTCTGCCGCCTATTACCACTATCCGCAAAGTCCGAAGTCGCAGTTTGGCTTGGGTTGGGCGCTCTATCAGGCAGGGGACAGTTACGCGGCTAAAAAACGTTTGGACAGCTTGTTGCGCGTTTCTCCCTGGCATCCGCAGGCTTTGCTGGGGCGGGCCACGCTTCATTTGCAGGAGAAGGAATTCGGCAGGGCGCTGGATCTTTATGCGCAGCTGCTGCGGGTGCAGCCTGAAAACGCGGGTGCTTGGTTGGGGCGGGGGAAAGCCCTCGAGGGTTTGGGGCGCCGCGCCGAAGCGCGTTCTGCCTATGAACAAGGATTGGAATTTGCGCCGGGCGGGGCAGAGCTCTTTGTGGCGATCGGGGATTTGCTCAAAGAGGCGGGGGACTGGAAGGGGGCCCAAGCCCAGTACTACCGGGCGGTCTCTGCCAATCCCGCTTTTGCCTACAGCTATAACAAACTCGGGATTATTCAGGCTGCTTATGTGCGGGACCCGGTAGCAGCGCAGGGGTTTTTTGAAAAGGCGGTTGAGGTCCAGCCCGGGTCATTGGCAGCGCGTGAGGCCATGGAGAATCTGAAGAGACTGGAAGGGTTGGGTCATGCGACCGATTGA
- a CDS encoding glycosyltransferase: MSELNLSILILAHNEGGNLGPLIERTSQVLSRMELSWEVVVIDGGSIDGTCAEAEAAGAKVFVQANPGYGNALREGFERSRGEYVLCLDADLSHDPEFIARMWDWRDRADVVIASRYVSGGSAEMPWFRWVLSRCLNVIYGHVLAIGVKDMSSGFRMYRSSVLRQIQTQGRDFDLLEELLLKIYAGGWRLQEVPFEYRPRKEGRTHARLISFARSYLKTLGSLWQLRNSIQCADYDFRAFYSRIPLQRWWQRQRHRHIRELVKPGTSILDVGCGSSKILVDLPLAVGLDPSMGKLRFMRRTNTRLLRGSGARLPFADNLFETVISSQVIEHCLDAEEILDELVRVAAPGGSLIVGTPDYDRISWVWIEKVYGWVHRGGYADEHVTHYTQASLKAALLSRGCEIQEVRYVAGSELIIKAKKS; the protein is encoded by the coding sequence GTGAGTGAGTTGAATCTCAGCATTCTCATCTTAGCCCATAACGAGGGCGGGAATCTGGGGCCGCTGATTGAACGGACTTCGCAAGTGCTCAGCCGGATGGAGCTGAGCTGGGAAGTGGTGGTCATCGATGGCGGTTCCATAGACGGAACCTGTGCGGAGGCCGAGGCCGCAGGCGCAAAAGTTTTTGTGCAGGCAAACCCCGGCTATGGGAATGCTTTGAGGGAGGGGTTTGAACGTTCGCGCGGGGAGTATGTTCTGTGTTTGGACGCGGACCTTTCGCACGATCCGGAGTTTATCGCGCGCATGTGGGATTGGCGCGATCGCGCGGATGTGGTGATTGCCTCACGTTATGTGAGCGGGGGCAGCGCGGAAATGCCCTGGTTTAGGTGGGTTCTAAGTCGTTGTCTAAATGTGATTTATGGCCATGTCTTGGCGATCGGGGTCAAGGACATGTCCAGCGGCTTCCGCATGTACCGGAGTTCAGTCCTGCGGCAGATTCAAACGCAGGGCCGGGATTTTGATCTGTTGGAAGAGCTGCTTCTCAAAATCTATGCGGGGGGGTGGCGTTTACAGGAAGTTCCCTTCGAATACCGGCCGCGCAAAGAAGGCCGGACGCACGCGCGTCTCATCTCCTTTGCCCGGTCCTATTTGAAGACCTTGGGCTCCTTGTGGCAGTTGCGCAATTCCATCCAATGCGCAGACTATGATTTCAGGGCCTTTTACAGCCGGATCCCGTTGCAGCGTTGGTGGCAGCGCCAAAGGCACCGCCATATTCGCGAGTTGGTAAAGCCCGGCACCAGCATCCTGGATGTGGGCTGCGGTTCCAGCAAGATCCTTGTCGACTTGCCTTTGGCTGTTGGCTTGGATCCCAGCATGGGTAAATTGCGTTTCATGAGGCGAACCAACACCCGTTTGCTTCGGGGAAGCGGTGCAAGACTGCCTTTTGCGGACAATCTCTTTGAAACCGTCATTAGCTCACAGGTGATTGAACACTGTTTGGATGCCGAAGAAATTCTGGACGAGCTTGTGCGCGTGGCAGCCCCGGGCGGGTCCTTGATTGTGGGGACGCCCGACTACGACAGGATCTCGTGGGTGTGGATTGAAAAGGTTTATGGCTGGGTGCACCGGGGAGGATATGCGGATGAGCACGTGACTCACTACACCCAAGCCAGTCTTAAGGCTGCACTGCTAAGCCGTGGCTGTGAGATCCAGGAAGTGCGTTATGTTGCGGGGTCCGAGCTGATCATCAAAGCCAAGAAATCCTAG
- a CDS encoding glycosyltransferase family 39 protein, translated as MEQPKEESTNQRVWTAVLLAFLVFFWLFQTVSSLSVKSMTSDEDLYLRSAVSLVRGSHWQQRVNVMHAPLTAYVHGWLPLRWGQEDLADRLLPARLLNLVWGLLLGFYLFLWARRLNGRRGALFVLTLWAFSPNLLAHSRLVTPDICFVSVSLASTYHLWSFAAEHRLNQLLLSAVYLGLALLSKYTAVLMSGVLLPLLLWAMLLERRSVWRMLSAAGILLGVSFFILVLGYGFQGAFSSKAGFLWQSAFFDNLSQTLLGRGLLWFFPLPYLNGLDFQKYFTEYGFLNYLMGEFSVKGFPNYYAVAMAVKTPLSLLILFLLSLLCIGRLRWTDRAFLLWPPLVFFVYFSFVSEFQIGLRHVLLIYPFAFLFIAAAILPRAGDSPRRLWSSVLAGLCLIGFVLESALIYPHYLAFFNRAAGGPERGDQWLIDSNLDWQQDLGFVEAYIADHPGVRLEPPEPATGLVLASVNSLRGYLGSEGQVEWLLDFEPVDYIGYSWKVYQITLGKALAVWGSGPENSEARLRLVSLYREEGLLDKAKTLLLQGLEGESGLDSRRAQILGDIYRRERNLSGALKQMRRAAESPHSYRVFEDLAWLELESGEGAPGKHMRLAHHHRMLESYLRAPVMPDPRTEMGESGLARLRTRCNQGYWAWADGDLDTAVKLTRAVVEKEPWFVDAWANLAYLYEEAGDYGAALEAQQEYMQRVGNALARQDPRWFYHGGLVFGRTLVLNKRQAHEEGLQRRILVLKNEFKGLSPEEQIAALLEMGRLYAVLGRWPQALASLHQAQGLQPESLQVRAALKELYSWKKNWPML; from the coding sequence ATGGAACAACCCAAAGAAGAAAGCACAAATCAACGTGTCTGGACTGCGGTTCTTCTTGCCTTCCTAGTGTTCTTCTGGCTTTTTCAGACTGTGTCCAGTTTGTCGGTCAAGTCCATGACCAGCGACGAGGACCTCTATTTGCGGTCGGCCGTGAGTTTGGTGCGCGGCTCGCACTGGCAGCAGCGGGTCAATGTGATGCATGCGCCCTTGACTGCGTATGTGCATGGTTGGTTGCCGTTGCGCTGGGGGCAGGAGGATTTGGCGGACCGGCTTCTGCCCGCGCGCCTCTTGAATTTGGTCTGGGGGCTCTTGCTGGGTTTTTATCTCTTTTTATGGGCGCGGCGCTTGAACGGCCGCCGCGGGGCTCTATTTGTCTTAACACTTTGGGCCTTCAGTCCCAACCTTTTGGCTCACAGCCGCTTGGTGACTCCGGATATTTGTTTTGTCAGCGTCTCCTTGGCGAGTACCTATCACTTGTGGAGTTTTGCGGCTGAACACCGGCTCAATCAACTCCTCTTGTCTGCAGTTTATTTGGGCTTGGCCCTGCTGAGCAAATACACGGCTGTCTTAATGTCCGGGGTTTTGCTCCCCCTGCTCCTCTGGGCCATGCTTCTTGAAAGGCGCTCTGTTTGGAGAATGCTCTCTGCCGCGGGCATCCTCTTGGGCGTGTCCTTTTTCATCTTGGTTTTGGGCTATGGGTTTCAAGGGGCCTTTAGCTCCAAGGCCGGTTTCTTATGGCAGAGTGCGTTCTTCGACAACTTATCCCAGACCTTATTGGGCAGAGGGCTGCTATGGTTCTTTCCTTTGCCCTATCTTAACGGCCTGGATTTTCAGAAATACTTTACCGAATACGGCTTTTTGAATTATTTGATGGGCGAGTTCTCAGTCAAAGGATTCCCGAATTACTATGCGGTTGCAATGGCCGTGAAAACGCCGCTGAGTTTACTCATCCTGTTTCTGCTATCGCTTTTATGCATTGGCCGGCTGAGGTGGACAGACCGGGCCTTTTTGTTATGGCCGCCCCTGGTCTTTTTTGTTTACTTCAGTTTTGTGAGCGAGTTCCAAATCGGCCTGCGCCATGTGCTCTTGATCTATCCCTTTGCCTTTCTGTTTATTGCCGCCGCTATCCTGCCAAGGGCAGGAGATTCCCCCAGGCGGCTTTGGTCTTCTGTCTTGGCCGGGTTGTGTTTGATTGGTTTTGTCCTGGAGTCGGCATTGATTTATCCGCATTACTTGGCCTTCTTTAACCGTGCGGCGGGCGGGCCGGAAAGGGGAGACCAGTGGTTGATCGACTCGAATCTGGACTGGCAACAGGACCTGGGTTTTGTGGAAGCCTATATTGCCGATCATCCGGGCGTTCGTTTGGAACCGCCTGAGCCCGCCACCGGTCTTGTTTTGGCGAGTGTGAACAGTTTGAGGGGGTATTTGGGGAGCGAGGGACAGGTTGAATGGTTGCTCGATTTTGAACCTGTGGACTACATCGGCTATTCCTGGAAGGTCTATCAAATTACCTTGGGAAAGGCGCTGGCAGTCTGGGGCAGTGGCCCGGAAAATTCTGAGGCACGCCTGCGTTTGGTTTCTCTTTATAGAGAGGAAGGCTTATTGGATAAGGCCAAGACCCTGCTCCTCCAAGGACTGGAAGGGGAGAGCGGGCTGGACAGCCGCCGAGCGCAGATTTTGGGGGATATCTATCGCCGGGAGCGAAATCTCAGCGGAGCGCTCAAGCAAATGCGGCGTGCCGCAGAGTCCCCGCACTCGTACCGGGTCTTTGAGGACTTGGCCTGGTTGGAATTGGAGTCCGGGGAGGGTGCGCCCGGAAAACACATGCGTCTGGCCCATCACCACCGCATGCTGGAATCCTATCTGAGAGCCCCGGTCATGCCGGATCCCCGCACAGAGATGGGCGAGAGTGGTTTGGCGCGTCTCCGCACGCGTTGCAACCAAGGCTACTGGGCCTGGGCGGACGGAGATTTGGATACCGCTGTTAAACTGACCCGCGCGGTGGTGGAAAAGGAACCCTGGTTTGTGGATGCGTGGGCTAATCTGGCGTACCTTTACGAAGAGGCCGGAGACTACGGGGCGGCTTTGGAGGCGCAACAAGAATACATGCAGCGGGTAGGCAATGCGTTGGCGCGCCAGGATCCTCGCTGGTTTTACCACGGGGGCCTGGTGTTCGGGAGGACTTTGGTTTTGAACAAGCGCCAAGCCCATGAGGAAGGGTTGCAGCGCCGCATCCTTGTGTTGAAAAATGAGTTTAAGGGTCTGTCTCCCGAGGAACAGATTGCGGCTCTTTTGGAGATGGGCCGCTTATATGCGGTGCTCGGGCGTTGGCCCCAGGCACTTGCCTCTTTGCACCAGGCCCAAGGTTTACAACCGGAATCGCTCCAGGTGCGCGCGGCGCTAAAAGAGCTTTACTCTTGGAAAAAGAACTGGCCGATGTTATGA
- a CDS encoding fibronectin type III domain-containing protein has translation MEKELADVMRVPHLSRLVVLLFLSWLLGCYLQQMLWLKPVLIRPADGALLNPDAVHLVWNPVPGEEIQYEVQIFQGLPGEVPATLENKEIQAPEIYVTALEPETGYFWQVRAWQEEKALRWSRAGQFKTRAYVPAR, from the coding sequence TTGGAAAAAGAACTGGCCGATGTTATGAGAGTGCCTCATTTATCCAGGCTGGTGGTATTGTTGTTTCTGAGCTGGCTCCTGGGCTGCTACCTGCAGCAAATGCTTTGGCTCAAGCCTGTGCTGATTCGTCCGGCAGACGGGGCGCTGCTCAATCCGGATGCGGTTCACCTTGTTTGGAATCCCGTGCCCGGAGAAGAGATTCAATACGAAGTCCAAATTTTTCAGGGTTTGCCCGGAGAAGTCCCCGCGACATTGGAGAATAAAGAGATACAAGCTCCGGAAATCTATGTGACCGCCTTGGAGCCCGAGACCGGGTACTTCTGGCAGGTCCGTGCCTGGCAGGAGGAAAAAGCTCTGCGCTGGAGCCGGGCCGGGCAATTCAAAACGAGGGCCTATGTTCCCGCGCGCTGA
- a CDS encoding prepilin-type N-terminal cleavage/methylation domain-containing protein, translated as MGDLRGASLKSILKAKLLTQSGMSLMELSFAIVILGLCALPLMDMYSMVAIESVHSEFQNTATVVGRALMEEIIAKDFDENSSSTPFPPSGDPITVWPTNWSNALGTNAGESTNADFDDVDDYDGYSETAIAGYPGFTRSATVYYVYADDDPLNTDFDTVRLDTARTNYKRIDVTVTHAKVGTMTFSEVVSSSHSGN; from the coding sequence ATGGGGGACCTGCGGGGAGCGTCTCTTAAATCCATCCTGAAGGCAAAACTTCTGACTCAGTCCGGGATGAGTCTGATGGAGCTCAGTTTTGCCATCGTCATTCTGGGCCTTTGCGCCCTGCCTCTCATGGATATGTATTCCATGGTCGCCATTGAATCCGTTCATTCGGAGTTCCAGAATACGGCCACGGTCGTGGGCCGCGCCCTGATGGAAGAGATCATTGCCAAGGACTTTGATGAGAACAGCTCTTCCACACCCTTTCCTCCCTCCGGGGACCCCATCACTGTTTGGCCCACCAATTGGAGTAATGCTTTGGGGACAAATGCAGGGGAGTCCACCAATGCCGACTTTGATGATGTGGATGATTACGACGGTTACTCTGAGACGGCAATTGCCGGGTATCCGGGCTTTACCCGCTCAGCCACGGTCTACTATGTGTATGCGGATGATGATCCCCTGAACACGGATTTTGACACGGTCAGGCTGGACACCGCCCGGACCAATTACAAACGGATCGATGTCACGGTGACTCACGCAAAAGTGGGCACCATGACCTTTAGCGAGGTTGTGAGTTCGAGCCATAGCGGAAATTGA
- a CDS encoding tetratricopeptide repeat protein, whose translation MRPIEYGRWKKRSIFWLIAGMSAVLLLYLPALRGEFFYDDFSFIVTNDALRPLSKVWTRFFSDPDSAAFGFHALWRPLRTLSFAVDYSLWGLNPLGYHLHNVFLHWANGLLVFLLTLRLIKFSSRDSNLNWSASLLSTMLFWLHPVQTESVAWIASRGDLLYAFFFLLALLLYLAATEGKGLRPGVLVFSLLAYCASLLSKESGIVLPLVLLLLDRCLRPEAAWRKRLPVWLFFFAVGGFYLALRTHLLHSVAQREYWGGSLYATMMTMAPVWLEYWRLLLFPSDLHVLHTIAIRHSVMNPRVIGGLLFLLLNGFLFWRLRKNGLGFFVLGWFWILMLPVSNLVPFGGLLVEHLVYLSGLTWHWAVGMGLVWILITAQERQRAWHAAGILCVALLLTGYGVGTFARNEVWAQPVLMWELETTYSPASHKAYHELGVALLVRGRYAQARRAFMQALSLEPGSTHTLYLLGQVETCLGNSEIARGYFEQVLEFEPLHSAARKAL comes from the coding sequence ATGCGACCGATTGAATATGGCCGTTGGAAGAAACGGAGTATCTTCTGGCTGATTGCGGGGATGTCGGCCGTCCTCCTTTTGTATTTGCCCGCTCTGCGCGGGGAATTTTTCTACGACGACTTTTCATTCATCGTTACCAACGACGCCCTTCGCCCTCTGTCCAAGGTGTGGACGAGATTCTTTAGTGACCCGGACAGCGCGGCCTTCGGGTTTCACGCCCTGTGGCGGCCTTTGCGCACGCTCTCCTTTGCCGTGGATTATTCCCTCTGGGGCTTGAATCCTTTGGGCTATCACTTGCACAATGTGTTCCTTCATTGGGCCAACGGACTCCTGGTTTTTCTCCTGACCCTGCGCCTGATTAAATTCTCCTCCCGGGATTCCAATCTGAACTGGAGCGCGTCGCTCCTGAGCACGATGCTTTTTTGGCTGCACCCGGTTCAGACCGAATCCGTGGCCTGGATTGCTTCCCGCGGAGATTTGCTCTATGCCTTTTTCTTTCTCCTGGCCCTGTTGCTATACCTGGCGGCCACTGAGGGGAAAGGCTTGAGGCCCGGAGTTCTGGTCTTCAGCCTTTTGGCCTATTGTGCTTCCTTGCTCTCCAAAGAGAGCGGGATTGTTTTGCCTCTTGTCCTCCTCCTTTTGGATAGATGCTTGAGACCGGAAGCGGCATGGCGCAAGCGTTTGCCTGTGTGGTTGTTTTTCTTTGCCGTGGGCGGGTTCTACTTGGCTTTGAGGACTCACCTGTTGCACAGCGTAGCGCAGCGCGAGTATTGGGGCGGCAGTTTGTACGCGACCATGATGACCATGGCGCCTGTGTGGCTGGAATACTGGAGGCTTCTGCTCTTTCCTTCCGATTTGCACGTACTGCATACCATTGCGATCCGGCATTCGGTGATGAATCCGCGGGTGATCGGCGGCCTGCTCTTTCTGTTGCTCAACGGGTTTTTATTCTGGCGCCTGCGCAAGAATGGATTGGGCTTCTTTGTGCTGGGGTGGTTTTGGATTCTGATGTTGCCGGTTTCAAACTTGGTGCCCTTTGGCGGACTTTTGGTGGAGCATTTGGTGTATCTATCCGGGCTCACCTGGCATTGGGCTGTGGGTATGGGTTTGGTGTGGATCCTCATAACCGCCCAGGAGCGGCAGAGGGCCTGGCATGCCGCGGGGATTTTGTGCGTGGCATTGCTGTTGACCGGGTATGGAGTCGGGACTTTTGCGCGGAATGAGGTTTGGGCCCAGCCGGTTTTGATGTGGGAGCTGGAAACAACCTATTCGCCCGCTTCGCACAAGGCTTATCACGAGTTGGGTGTGGCCCTTTTGGTGCGGGGGCGGTATGCGCAGGCTCGCCGGGCCTTTATGCAGGCCCTCAGCCTTGAGCCCGGTTCCACGCACACGCTTTATTTGCTGGGCCAAGTGGAGACCTGCCTGGGTAATTCCGAAATCGCGCGCGGGTATTTCGAGCAAGTCCTCGAATTCGAACCCCTGCACTCCGCCGCCCGGAAGGCGTTGTAG